The region ACGACAATCcatataaaaggaaaaagggaCGACGGTATGCCATCAGGTTTTTAGTTATTTAAGTTGTGTAATGTACATGTACCGTGATAATAAGCCCATTTTCACTGCAGTGCAATGTTTTTTCTGCTTAAGGATTTTATTGATGTTAAGCGGCATCGTAATTTTTGCAATCGTATGAGAACAAGTATGGTCTGGAGGTTGATACCTATGTGCCCAAAATCTTTTTACGTGAAGAATTTGATATCTCATCGTCCGTCCAGTCTAATTAACTTTGTGCATAAGAACAATTTGTTTGGTtgtattgaaagaaaattgtggtTATTATGTCACTCAGTGAAGTAGAACTTAAGTATGCTTGTGTTGCAACCGTGACATCATCTTAAATTGCTTTGAAGCAATCGAAGACCAGATGAAGAAGATGATAGTCTAAATATTTGAGCTAACATTGATGTGTCAATTTGGCTTTTAACTACTTCAACAAGTCAGATGGGATGATCACAAGTCAGGTGACTCCCAGATGGGAGCAATCCACATACATTGTGGCCTCCTGTTTTTCACCATACTGTTCATATACTGTTCATGCTAttgacaaatttctagtttctaaagaaactgtggcgcTGCGTTAGTTGGAGGctgaaacatgaaaacttGGTTTTATCAATTAAGTTGATAatggttgaattaccactgtgaaagatttggaaaggtgatgtttcgagcgtcagcccttcTCACCCTCCTTTATATCTCTCTTGTTATATCAACAAGAGATATAATTTTATACACACTGTTCAGTATTATTGCAGCTTTTTTGGTCTGGTTGTTCAAACCCTGTTTTAATGCAGTTGTTAATTTGCTGATTAACAAAGGGTCATCATGATATTTCAAGTGTTTGgctattttttacttcatttagATTGCGACTACCACCATGGCTCAAAACAGAGATTCCCATTGGGAAAAATTATAACAAGCTTAAGGAAACACTGAGAGAGCTAAACTTGTCTACTGTAAGTAGTCTCTTTCCTCACTTATCATAGTTATTTAAAAATGTGATGTTATGTTAGTTGGCTTAACGTAGATATTGCTTTCCATAAGAGTCACTATCCAACACTTCAGGCCTTTAGCTGTACCCAGGCACAGTTTGATTTGATAGGgctgtttgataaaacaacTGTCGTTATTGATTTTGGAAGTAGTGATCACATGCTctcaccaactgagctatgattTCACTCATCACTCCTTTCATGGGAACACACAAGCCCAACAAATTGTCCTGCTCACATCttagtggcttcatagctaagttgggAAGAGTACTACACCAGAATTGtagaggtcatgggtttgaatcccatTGAAGAcacatgaaaatttttcaggtgcgTATATGAGACAATCACTGAAATTGTCCAGCTAAtttgaggatcatttctttcaattattgATTTTACTGCTTTACCAAGCTTTCCCTCTCTCTAAtgattaccttttttttttaataggtGTGTGAAGAAGCTAAGTgtccaaatattggagaatgCTGGGGTGGAGGAAAACATGAAACTGCAACAGCTACCATCATGGTATTAGCAATAGCATACTGTAATGAAAATTTAGAATCAAATGacttgataagggtcaaaCACAATTCATTTTTTGGCTTTGTACTCATGGCCCAGTTGTTGATGTAGTAGtaaattgtaaaattttgtttctctcCCAGAGCATAAAAGTTAAGTCAACTTCCTTCCtttcaaaatcaatgaaatgaGGACCTTGATCATATTGGTgcaaagaaagggaaaacaacAGTATCATATTCTACTGTCGCTAACAAGAAAGGAGCCCTCATGTTGGCTTTAACTGTTGTCTGACACTTTGGCTTTTCCAATTTTAGATTCTGGGTGACCAGTGTACAAGAGGCTGTAGATTTTGTTCAGTGAAGACAAACAAGAAACCACCTCCCCCTGACCCAAACGAACCTGCTAATACAGCAGAGGCAATCAAACGTTGGGGTTTGGACTACATTGTCATCACTTCTGTGGACAGAGATGGTACATTAGCTGTAAACTGAGATAATTAGCTGTCATGATACTGTTCAGAACTTCTGATCATCTGATTTCCCTGTTCCTCCCCACAGAGGaatctttgcttttttttttttttcattaaatctTTGTCACCATGTATGACAGAAAATTCTACAGGATGAACATTTAGTAGAACAATCTTGTtgctcaaaattaatgttcttgtTCTAAAGAACAAGAATGCTTGAAATTATGGATCTCACTGATTAGAACGCTATTACGTTTATAGAAGTaagtcattaattttaaggcAATGGCTTTATTTCTCATAATGAATAAAatctttcatgtttttgtttcagattTGCCAGATGGTGGAGCAACACATTTTGCTGAAACagtgacagaaataaaaaaaaggttaataaatattttcccctaacaaaactttttattaaaattatacGTATTTAGTCAGaaccaaaaacaaaggatCCACCACTCCTGTGTAACATTTTTAATAGTTGTTATTTCAGAGATAAACTTTCCTGCAGCAATTTGAAACCTTTTGGTAAAATTGCACGTAACCTTTCTCTTGGCTGGGTGGGCAATAAAAGCAGAGAAAAATACACGATATTATTACCTTTTTTGTGAGAGAAAGCGATAGCACATAAAGCAATAAcattattgatatttttatgttttcttcAGAAGTCCCTCCATTCTTGTCGAGTGTTTGACTGGTGATTTCCGAGGTGATCTCGCAGGGGTGGAGGCTATCGTGAAATCAGGACTAGATGTTTATGCTCACAATGTCGAGACAGTTGATCGACTGCAGTTGTAAGTAGAAGGCTCCACTTCTGAAGGAATTTCGGCTTTTGAAAATTACCCTTTCTTTGAATGATGAATGCTGTTACCCCTTTACAACAGCCTTCCGTAGAGACCCTCCCACGCTcccacaaaaaataataacaaaaagatCTTGTGtgtgttttagtttttcttttttcccagGTTGGcaaaagaatgaaatgaaaacatttcaacgATTTTTCAAACCAATTCAATGCAAAGATTTTTGGACCTGATTGTTGAACTCAGAGAGCCGTAGCCAAGATTGGttatgccattggtggaaaagtgGTGATTCGaacatgtgaaaaaataatttttcatggcTGGAGTGGGATTTGAACCTGAAAGGCTTGCTTTCAAATTCAGCGTTTAAACTACTGGCTCTAGCTGTTCAAAGGCTGGGTAGCAATAGCCATTGTATAAATCACGATCAATAACCGCTGGTTAGCTCAATTACTTTTGATAGCACTTGTCCAATGGAGAGAGCTATCCactctttgaacaactggggccgggggcccatttctcgaaagtcccgaaaacttttcgggcccgaaaagccatccgtaaaactccgacccgcttattctgttaggcttgtcttttcatatgttttaaaaggaataaaaatttaaataactgcaaagtttcgtgccccGAGACGCCGTCGTtatgaagatacaaagagaattatgtcacccgaaatgcgcccgaaaactTTCGGGACTTTAGAGAAACGGGCCTCTGGGCCTCACctgttcatttgttttattgcAGGCTCGTTCGCGACCCGAGAGCTAACTACCAACAGTCTCTTGAAGTATTGAGACACGTGAAAAGAATCCAACCCAACGTGGTGACCAAAAGTTCCTTGATGCTTGGACTGGGCGAGAAAGATGAAGAGGTCCTTCAGGCATTAAAAGGTGCGAGCAACCGTAGTTAATTATGATCCAACGTTTGGTTTCCCTTCTCTTCCTTTTGGAAAATATCAAAGAGAAAGTTTTCTCTTTGATATGTCAAAAGAAGCAGCTGTGAGATTGTGATAGTATTATACAGAATAGAGCTAAATCTGTGAACTACGTGAAAGGACATTTTCAATCATTTGATGTTATTATGTGAGAGGCGAAGCATCTATTTCAGGTTTTCAAGTTACTAAATGCAATGCACAGTTTGAGGGAGTTAGAGTTAAGTTTGCGTGGGATCGGGACATTCGGTTTTTTCCCATTAAATGAGGAGACGTTTTATCCAAGTAAATCTccgctgtttttgttttgacagaTCTCCGTGAAGCAAAAGTTGACTGTGTTACTTTAGGACAGTATATGCAACCAACAAGGCTGCATCTCAAGGTATCTTAACGAAAACAGGacttattttaatgtttgatgTACCTTCAACTTTCAACGCGTCAAAAAATATCAGCGCTGTCTTGAAAAGTTCAGGATAATATTCCAAATTTGTTTGCAAATTTCTTTCTCTGTATGTTGGGACTCGCAGAAGTATCGATTTCTGCTAGGTGTAAACTAAAGACAAGATGAGAGATCCACTGCGACTCTGAAGTTCCTCATTACAGTCTCATCTTGTTACTTGATTTTTGTCATGCCATCCTTGCCGTCCATTTAATTTGATGGCAGAAGATCGTTTGtcatcttttccttttcccagACTCGAATTTTTTGtgagtttttttgttatgtatCACGTCTTGCTTTGCTTGTTTCTCACGTAGGTTACAGAATACATGAcccctgaaaaattcaaatattgGGAGACGGTGGGAAATAAACTGGGCTTTTCTTACACAGCTAGTGGACCGTTGGTTCGTTCTTCGTATAAAGCGGGTAAGTGACGCTGACGTTGTTGTCTTTTTGCATTCATGTGCCTTTCCTTCACACGATCGACCACATTCTGCATAATAACCATGAATGTCTGAAGGACAAGAGCAACAGTATTCTTCTCAGTCATCGGGGAGATGGGAAGTGGTATCggaacaaatcaaatcagcTATGGAAAATGCAGTCAAATgcaataaaggaaaaaaatccacatcaaatgttgcattttattCGTCGTCATCATGAAGAAGATAGGAAAACTATGAAATGCATTCCGCTCAGCAATTAGGATTAGCTACTCGGTAGCATCTTTTAAAAAGGCACTCTTATTTCAGAAAGcttttttggtaattttatGTGCTTTTTAATCTCGTTTTTAGTGGCTTTTATGCAGTTTTTTGATTCAAGCGCTGATGAAAAAAGCAATATCAATATCGGcgcaatattattatattattattatgacagtGAAGACGTATGGATGCCATATGGATCCCTATCCAGCCAGCCTGGGGCGTCGAACGTAACCCAGGCGGCCCTAAGGCTAACAACTCTATAGCTAGTAAAGTATGTACATAACATCTAATCTATAAATAGATCTATCCACAGAGTCTACAAAGGGTGTCATTAGGATGATTGGTCTGGGTCTTACGTGCATAATAGACCTTTGTCGGTGTTAACTGTTCATAAAGTTCAAGCATCCCCGCGATGGTGTGTGTAGGCGCCGTATCCCAATTCTTCAGCCACGCAAAGCAACCCCGCTGGTTCAGCTGGTCCTCCTCCCATCTCGCTGCGAGGAGCTTTCcttgccatttctttttcttgacttcAGTTTTCCGTTGCTCAATTGCAGCCTTTTTGAGGTGCCTCTTGATCTTATCTCTGGGCACATCTGCTCCATCTGTGTTGTCACGGCACTTGGGGTGCGGAAAAACTCAGGTCAAGGGTGAACCCCAGTTCCTCTGCAAACTCTCTAGCCTCTTTGACGAGCGACTGATGGCCTTGATGTATCGCATTCTTTAAAAAACTTATCGGAGCAGAGTAGAAAAACGCCGAAACAAATGTCAGgccaaccttgttcccaggggTGTTCCTCCAGGGAGGAAAAGCCTGAGGGACGAGTTTGATAATAGCCCCTAGGGAGTAAAAAAATCATGCAAACAAATGATTTACACCAAAAATTATATTCGTAGGTGAATTCTTCTTGACAAACTTGTTGAAAGCTCGAAGTGGGCACAAGGTAACGAAGGTATGAAAACTGATAAGCATCTACGCTGCATGCGGTTTTACTCGTTAAGGTGTTTTACTGGGAAGGAGCAGCAGCCATTATCAAATGGTATGGAACTTTTCGAGACCCAGACGAGACGATTAAATCACGCCCCGAAGTCAGTGCTTACTCCTATCACAAACCAGTATTCAGTAGTATTGGCAATGGAGGACAACCATAACAAGGGAGAAATTATTTGTGCGGTCAACAGCGTTAAGACTTGGTGGTACGAACAACTGCCATGACTCAAAAGTAAGTGATGGAAAAAAACAGATACCGATAGAATGGTTTGCTATAATTGAAAAAACGATGAGCAGGTGTTGAAAACCTCCCAGATGATGCTTCGACCTCGTTCCATTGAATTAGTAAATAGAAGAACCTTC is a window of Acropora palmata chromosome 4, jaAcrPala1.3, whole genome shotgun sequence DNA encoding:
- the LOC141879018 gene encoding lipoyl synthase, mitochondrial-like; protein product: MGAIGKVPLVCFSSAKKTLSTNRTPLFCAFRCLSTLPSNKKAFIAEGPSLGEFISGEISPDDNPYKRKKGRRLRLPPWLKTEIPIGKNYNKLKETLRELNLSTVCEEAKCPNIGECWGGGKHETATATIMILGDQCTRGCRFCSVKTNKKPPPPDPNEPANTAEAIKRWGLDYIVITSVDRDDLPDGGATHFAETVTEIKKRSPSILVECLTGDFRGDLAGVEAIVKSGLDVYAHNVETVDRLQLLVRDPRANYQQSLEVLRHVKRIQPNVVTKSSLMLGLGEKDEEVLQALKDLREAKVDCVTLGQYMQPTRLHLKVTEYMTPEKFKYWETVGNKLGFSYTASGPLVRSSYKAGEFFLTNLLKARSGHKVTKV